One window of Flavobacterium dauae genomic DNA carries:
- a CDS encoding sensor protein KdpD — MDERKSAEHFLDLIQKSRRGKFKLYIGMSAGVGKTYRMLQEAHTLLRNGIDVKIGYIETHKRPETHALLDGLPVIPRRKLFYKGKELEELDLQAIINLRPEVVIVDELAHTNIEGSNNEKRWQDVLDILDAGINVISAVNIQHIESLNEEVREITGIDVQERIPDSVVAQADEVVNIDLTAEDLIDRLKAGKIYESSKITAALNNFFKSEHILQLRELALKEVASQVQRKVETEVVLTRSIKKERFLACISSNEKTAKNVIRKTARLANYYNSKWYVMYVQIPKESPDKIALDKQRHLINNFKLATELGAEIIKVKAKNTTKAIIKECEDRKITTVCIGKPHLNLAKIILATDTFNALLNKLSQENIDLVILS; from the coding sequence ATGGACGAAAGAAAAAGTGCAGAACATTTTTTAGACCTCATTCAGAAATCCCGAAGAGGAAAATTCAAGCTCTATATCGGGATGAGTGCCGGTGTGGGTAAAACCTATCGAATGTTACAGGAAGCACATACGCTATTGCGAAACGGTATCGATGTGAAAATCGGATATATCGAAACACACAAAAGACCAGAGACCCATGCTTTGTTGGATGGGCTTCCGGTCATTCCACGCAGAAAACTTTTCTATAAGGGGAAAGAATTAGAGGAACTGGATCTGCAAGCCATTATAAACCTTCGTCCAGAAGTTGTGATTGTTGATGAATTGGCTCATACCAATATTGAAGGTAGCAATAACGAAAAGCGATGGCAGGACGTACTCGATATTTTAGATGCCGGGATTAATGTAATCAGTGCAGTAAATATTCAACACATTGAAAGTTTGAATGAAGAAGTGCGGGAAATTACAGGAATTGATGTACAGGAACGTATTCCCGACAGCGTAGTCGCTCAGGCTGATGAGGTGGTCAATATTGATCTTACAGCAGAAGATTTGATAGATCGTTTAAAAGCCGGAAAAATATATGAAAGCTCTAAAATAACAGCAGCACTTAATAATTTTTTTAAGAGTGAGCATATTTTACAGCTTCGTGAGTTGGCGTTAAAGGAGGTAGCTTCGCAGGTGCAGCGAAAAGTAGAAACCGAAGTTGTACTTACAAGAAGCATCAAAAAGGAACGTTTCCTGGCCTGCATCAGTTCAAACGAAAAAACAGCCAAAAACGTTATTAGGAAAACGGCACGATTAGCTAATTATTACAACAGTAAATGGTATGTGATGTATGTGCAAATACCTAAAGAAAGCCCTGATAAAATTGCTCTGGATAAACAACGGCATTTGATTAATAATTTTAAATTAGCTACTGAATTAGGAGCAGAAATAATTAAGGTAAAGGCCAAAAACACCACTAAGGCAATCATCAAAGAGTGTGAAGATCGTAAGATAACTACGGTCTGTATCGGTAAACCACATTTAAACTTAGCTAAAATTATTTTAGCGACTGATACATTCAATGCCTTGCTGAACAAGCTGTCACAGGAAAATATTGATCTCGTAATACTATCATAA
- a CDS encoding ATP-binding protein, giving the protein MRIKAKLTVGVGALFLLILALAIVSGWYVNQLKKDTNNILVANYNTLQYARNMLLSLEDVRSDKSAVDTFQKNLDLQKQNVTEIGEIEATNLIVKHFKDLKENPEDSIVISSIRKDITELMRLNMEAINRKSDIADDTAQKAIVIISVTGSLCFLIAFILLVNLPSNIANPIKELTDSIKEIAGQNYKKRVHFESHNEFGDLAKSFNTMAEKLEEYSESKLDKILKGKKRIETLIDNLHDPVIGIDENKKVLFANEEALNICGLKKEEFIGKQIQDIAVTNDLIRNIIKDIFLLKPENAKSEQLKIYADRKESYFEKEVVDINIVPTGEADSEFIGQVILLRNITPFKELDLAKTNFMGTVSHEFKTPISSMQLGIQILENEKTGHLNEEQKGLINGIKDDADRLLRITGELLNIAQVESGAIQVNLISSEIKPMIEYAVNANKSAADHKNIKIDVDIDNNALVAADSEKTAWVLTNLISNAVRYSYENATIFVKAEKENDQIKFSVTDTGQGIQPQFLDKIFERYFRIPGTKKEGTGLGLSISKEFIEAQGGKIWIESEYGTGSTFCFTLNSIDKDF; this is encoded by the coding sequence ATGAGAATTAAAGCAAAATTAACGGTTGGAGTTGGTGCTCTATTTTTATTGATACTGGCACTGGCAATTGTTAGTGGCTGGTATGTAAACCAACTGAAAAAAGATACTAATAATATCTTAGTTGCCAATTACAATACCTTACAGTATGCCCGTAACATGCTTTTGTCTTTGGAAGATGTTCGTTCAGACAAATCTGCTGTAGATACTTTTCAAAAAAATCTCGATCTGCAAAAGCAGAATGTAACGGAGATTGGAGAAATCGAAGCTACCAATCTTATCGTTAAACATTTTAAAGATTTAAAAGAAAACCCGGAAGATTCTATCGTAATATCATCTATAAGGAAAGACATCACGGAGTTAATGCGTCTAAACATGGAAGCTATCAACAGGAAGAGTGATATTGCCGACGATACCGCTCAAAAAGCAATTGTCATCATTTCAGTTACTGGCTCACTATGCTTCCTGATTGCATTTATTTTATTGGTCAATTTACCTTCTAATATAGCCAATCCCATTAAGGAATTAACCGATAGTATAAAAGAAATAGCTGGGCAGAATTATAAAAAGAGGGTGCATTTTGAAAGCCATAATGAGTTTGGTGACTTAGCAAAATCATTCAACACGATGGCGGAGAAGCTGGAAGAATATTCCGAGAGTAAGCTCGATAAAATCCTAAAAGGCAAAAAACGAATTGAAACGTTGATTGATAATCTTCATGATCCCGTTATTGGAATTGATGAAAACAAAAAAGTGCTTTTCGCTAATGAAGAAGCTTTGAATATTTGCGGTCTAAAAAAAGAAGAGTTCATTGGCAAACAAATACAGGATATAGCCGTTACCAATGATTTAATTAGAAATATCATTAAGGATATTTTTCTTCTTAAGCCCGAAAATGCTAAATCCGAACAATTAAAGATTTATGCCGACAGAAAGGAAAGCTATTTTGAGAAAGAGGTTGTTGACATCAATATCGTTCCAACCGGAGAAGCGGATAGTGAATTTATCGGTCAGGTTATTCTTCTGAGAAATATCACACCATTTAAAGAGCTGGATCTGGCAAAGACCAATTTTATGGGAACTGTTTCCCATGAATTTAAAACACCTATTTCGTCGATGCAATTAGGTATTCAAATTCTTGAGAATGAAAAGACAGGTCACTTAAATGAGGAACAAAAAGGATTAATTAATGGTATAAAGGACGATGCTGACAGGCTTTTACGAATTACCGGAGAGTTATTAAACATCGCACAGGTTGAAAGTGGTGCTATTCAAGTAAACTTAATTAGTTCAGAAATTAAGCCCATGATTGAGTATGCTGTAAATGCCAATAAATCTGCTGCTGATCACAAGAATATTAAAATCGATGTTGATATAGATAATAATGCACTCGTTGCTGCCGATAGTGAAAAAACGGCATGGGTTCTTACCAATCTCATCTCCAATGCCGTTCGGTATTCGTATGAGAATGCAACGATTTTTGTTAAAGCCGAAAAAGAAAACGATCAGATAAAATTTTCCGTCACCGACACAGGGCAGGGAATACAACCTCAATTTCTGGATAAAATATTTGAACGCTATTTCCGTATTCCCGGTACTAAAAAAGAAGGTACAGGATTAGGATTAAGTATCAGCAAAGAGTTTATTGAAGCTCAGGGAGGAAAAATCTGGATAGAGAGTGAGTATGGTACTGGTAGTACTTTTTGCTTTACGCTAAATTCCATAGATAAAGACTTCTAA
- a CDS encoding RteC domain-containing protein, which produces MHKFYRDKLKELDERIEVYKIEFDEPIQLAEASVSLILNYLKEVKLYVLEKGFDKEEDEIYFFKKLKPDILSKLIYYNAIFKIESKKTSRLI; this is translated from the coding sequence ATGCATAAATTTTATAGAGATAAACTAAAAGAACTTGATGAACGAATTGAAGTATATAAAATTGAGTTTGATGAACCAATTCAGCTGGCAGAAGCATCTGTTTCTCTCATCCTAAATTATCTTAAGGAAGTCAAACTATATGTTCTGGAAAAAGGATTTGACAAGGAAGAAGATGAAATATATTTCTTTAAAAAACTGAAGCCAGATATTTTGTCTAAATTAATATACTATAATGCTATTTTTAAGATTGAATCGAAAAAAACCTCACGGCTCATATAA
- a CDS encoding RteC domain-containing protein has translation MLFLRLNRKKPHGSYKLIKKYLSNEQIRLKKYFDNNLEFYKYCRTNSTYMDQKYFVRGKHDIKLSLDTYFFESDHNFSTSHDYKVAKILANDLIQVYLEDRLSHLQKRSKPINHSNLNWTASKTVLIELIYALHSQGVFENGNVKHIAKYFDSVFNIELGDFYHTFMEIKSRKINRTKFIDTLKLSLVRKIEEYEK, from the coding sequence ATGCTATTTTTAAGATTGAATCGAAAAAAACCTCACGGCTCATATAAATTAATAAAAAAGTATCTTAGCAACGAACAAATAAGGCTGAAAAAATACTTTGATAATAATTTGGAATTTTATAAATACTGTAGAACGAATAGCACTTATATGGATCAAAAATATTTTGTAAGGGGTAAACATGATATCAAGCTTAGCCTTGACACATATTTTTTTGAATCAGATCATAATTTTTCAACATCCCACGATTATAAAGTTGCAAAAATTTTGGCAAATGATTTAATACAAGTCTATTTGGAGGATCGACTTTCCCACTTACAAAAAAGGAGCAAACCAATAAATCATTCAAATTTAAATTGGACTGCAAGTAAAACTGTATTAATAGAGTTAATTTATGCATTGCACTCCCAAGGAGTATTCGAAAATGGAAATGTAAAGCATATTGCAAAGTATTTTGATAGCGTTTTCAATATCGAATTAGGTGATTTTTACCATACGTTTATGGAAATTAAATCTCGAAAAATAAATCGTACAAAATTTATTGATACCCTTAAACTTAGTTTGGTTCGAAAGATAGAAGAGTATGAAAAATAG
- a CDS encoding carboxymuconolactone decarboxylase family protein, with the protein MSKRININNVAPQAYKAMMGLEMYLANVEISKSLKELIKIRASQLNNCAYCIDMHTKDALKNGETNQRIFLLSAWKEAKSFFTEEEQAVLVMTEEITMISKIGLSEEAYENASKFFSENQIAEIIMAIVTINAWNRIAVSTHLQVGEF; encoded by the coding sequence ATGTCAAAACGTATCAACATTAACAACGTAGCACCACAGGCTTATAAAGCAATGATGGGATTAGAAATGTATCTTGCTAACGTAGAAATTTCAAAATCATTAAAAGAACTGATTAAAATTCGTGCGTCGCAACTAAATAACTGTGCTTATTGTATTGATATGCACACCAAAGATGCACTAAAAAACGGAGAAACCAATCAACGTATTTTTCTATTGAGTGCCTGGAAAGAAGCGAAATCGTTTTTTACCGAAGAAGAACAGGCTGTGTTGGTAATGACCGAAGAAATTACTATGATAAGCAAAATCGGTTTAAGCGAAGAAGCTTACGAAAATGCTTCTAAATTCTTTAGCGAAAATCAGATTGCAGAAATTATTATGGCTATTGTAACCATTAACGCCTGGAACCGCATTGCTGTGAGCACACATTTGCAGGTTGGTGAGTTTTAA
- a CDS encoding Crp/Fnr family transcriptional regulator: protein MVELFKTHLDKFVTINDEEFSEIISFFEVRSVRKKENILEEGQICKEHFFVLKGILRKFYINEKGSEQTTEFAIENWWITDNMAYEHQLQTEFYIQAVEKAEILVITQKNQELLLNKFPQLERYFRFVYQRAYAAAQMRIKYIFSFAKDEFYFNLLKKHPEFVQRVPQYLIASFLGFTPEYLSEIRKKNLS, encoded by the coding sequence ATGGTTGAACTTTTCAAAACGCATTTAGATAAATTTGTTACGATAAACGATGAAGAATTCTCAGAAATAATTTCCTTTTTTGAAGTGAGATCAGTACGTAAAAAAGAAAATATTTTGGAAGAAGGACAAATCTGTAAAGAACATTTTTTTGTTTTGAAAGGTATTTTACGCAAATTTTATATCAACGAAAAAGGATCTGAACAAACTACCGAATTTGCTATTGAAAACTGGTGGATTACAGATAATATGGCGTACGAACATCAATTACAAACCGAATTTTACATTCAGGCAGTTGAAAAAGCAGAGATTTTAGTCATCACTCAAAAAAATCAGGAATTACTTTTAAATAAATTTCCGCAGTTAGAACGTTATTTTCGTTTTGTTTACCAACGTGCGTATGCGGCTGCACAAATGCGTATTAAATACATTTTCTCTTTTGCTAAAGACGAGTTTTATTTTAACCTTTTAAAGAAACATCCCGAATTTGTTCAGCGTGTTCCACAATATTTAATCGCATCTTTTTTGGGTTTTACTCCAGAATATCTAAGCGAAATTCGCAAGAAAAATCTTTCTTAA
- a CDS encoding RNA polymerase sigma factor — translation MTQKKTTDSNLLIQNAKTGSQTAFTALLDIYWSEVYHFILKRTENETDAEDITIETFAKAFDKLSHYKEEFAFNTWLITIAKNVHIDLIRRRKTTSVININEDEEYLFQEIADDDTLEDQLIYEQNLATLKHCIKQLKPHYQQIIQLRYFQERSYNEIAEIINEPLNNVKIKILRAKKLLTELIKKQNE, via the coding sequence GTGACACAAAAAAAAACGACCGATAGTAACCTTCTAATTCAGAACGCAAAAACAGGAAGTCAAACGGCTTTTACCGCTTTATTGGATATTTACTGGAGCGAGGTTTATCATTTTATTTTAAAACGAACCGAAAACGAGACTGATGCAGAAGACATCACTATTGAAACGTTTGCAAAAGCGTTTGACAAACTCTCGCACTATAAAGAAGAATTTGCTTTTAATACCTGGCTGATAACCATTGCAAAAAATGTACATATTGATTTAATACGCCGAAGAAAAACTACAAGTGTTATCAATATAAATGAAGACGAAGAATACCTGTTTCAAGAAATTGCAGATGACGATACACTGGAAGACCAATTGATTTACGAACAAAATCTGGCAACTTTAAAACACTGCATTAAACAGTTAAAACCTCATTATCAGCAAATTATTCAGTTACGTTATTTTCAGGAACGCAGCTATAACGAAATTGCCGAAATAATCAACGAGCCGTTAAACAACGTAAAAATTAAGATTTTACGTGCAAAAAAACTGTTGACCGAATTGATTAAAAAGCAAAACGAGTAG
- a CDS encoding glycosyltransferase family 2 protein, with protein MALILLYILAALFVVLLIYYLGIFSGSVFSKPHETNAKRIPVSVIVYAKNHLNELRNLIPVLLNQNYHQFELVLVNNASTDDTLQLIKEYALMYPNIKMVDVVNNEAFWGNKKYAITLAIKASKYEYLVCIDADKKIHSNNWLVQLTSHFTLNKTIILGSFFYSKKKGFFNKYFRFFHTMQQIQSVAWTKISKPYSLNLQQIAFKKEDFYNINGFINHMQKPLFINEYFVNDAATSKNTTICEHSDAMIETESLTKKEFKLFKKDQLQLLANLKSAAAFKIKLFNFVQFLFLITAITSFITIEFWYVTLAIVLLRYLILWIIFGKAAKKLHYNDLIFYFPLFDLFYIFMQIQLFLGNLFKKSNS; from the coding sequence ATGGCACTAATACTACTTTATATTTTAGCAGCTTTATTTGTTGTTTTACTAATTTATTATTTAGGCATTTTTTCGGGCTCTGTATTTAGTAAACCGCACGAAACCAACGCCAAACGCATACCGGTTTCGGTTATTGTTTATGCAAAAAATCATTTAAACGAATTACGAAATTTAATTCCTGTTTTATTAAATCAGAATTACCATCAGTTTGAACTGGTTTTGGTAAACAACGCTTCTACCGACGATACATTACAGTTGATTAAAGAATATGCGCTAATGTATCCAAACATTAAAATGGTTGATGTGGTAAACAACGAAGCTTTTTGGGGAAATAAAAAATATGCCATTACCTTGGCAATTAAAGCAAGTAAATACGAATATTTGGTTTGTATTGATGCCGATAAAAAAATACATTCAAACAATTGGCTGGTTCAGTTAACATCGCATTTTACGTTGAACAAAACCATTATTTTAGGATCGTTTTTTTACAGTAAAAAGAAAGGTTTTTTCAATAAATATTTTCGTTTTTTTCATACCATGCAGCAAATTCAGTCGGTTGCGTGGACAAAAATAAGCAAGCCTTACAGTTTAAATTTGCAACAAATTGCCTTTAAAAAAGAAGATTTTTACAACATAAACGGTTTTATAAACCATATGCAAAAGCCTTTGTTTATAAACGAATATTTTGTAAACGATGCCGCTACATCAAAAAACACTACTATTTGTGAACATTCCGATGCAATGATTGAAACAGAATCCTTAACAAAAAAAGAGTTTAAGCTATTCAAAAAAGATCAATTACAGCTTTTAGCAAACTTAAAAAGTGCTGCTGCTTTTAAAATAAAACTCTTTAATTTTGTTCAGTTTTTATTTTTAATTACCGCAATTACCTCTTTTATAACTATAGAATTCTGGTATGTTACTTTAGCAATTGTTTTATTGCGCTATCTTATACTGTGGATCATTTTTGGTAAAGCCGCAAAAAAACTACATTATAATGATTTAATTTTTTATTTCCCGCTGTTCGATTTGTTTTATATCTTTATGCAAATACAGCTTTTTTTAGGAAATCTATTTAAAAAATCAAATTCATAG
- the murB gene encoding UDP-N-acetylmuramate dehydrogenase yields MQFNQSLKNYNTFGINVNATAFVDITSVDQLKQVIQQNNNKLPLFILSGGSNMLLTKNVDALVLHLNTKGIEVVNEDNDFVWIQAQAGEIWHDFVLNTVDRNLGGLENLSLIPGKVGSSPIQNIGAYGVEIKNTFYSLTALNLETLEIETFLNTDCDFGYRESVFKNKLKDKYIITSVTFKLKKAPHILHTSYGAIQQEMDLMKVSNPTIKDVSNAVIAIRQSKLPDPKEIGNSGSFFKNPVIDKTLYQSLLEKNPDIPHYPVNDLQVKVPAGWLIEQAGLKGYRKGDAGVHTKQALVLVNYGNATGEELINLAKYVQATVLEKFGISILPEVNII; encoded by the coding sequence ATGCAGTTCAATCAGTCTTTAAAAAATTACAATACGTTTGGCATCAATGTAAATGCAACCGCTTTTGTTGATATTACTTCGGTAGATCAATTAAAACAGGTTATTCAGCAAAATAACAATAAATTGCCTTTGTTTATTTTAAGTGGCGGAAGCAATATGCTACTTACAAAAAATGTTGATGCGCTGGTTTTACATTTAAACACCAAAGGAATTGAAGTTGTGAACGAAGACAATGATTTTGTTTGGATACAAGCACAGGCAGGCGAGATTTGGCACGACTTTGTTTTGAACACGGTTGACAGAAATTTAGGCGGATTGGAAAATTTATCGCTTATTCCTGGTAAAGTAGGATCTTCTCCTATTCAGAACATCGGTGCGTATGGCGTAGAAATTAAAAATACTTTTTACAGCTTAACCGCTTTGAATTTGGAAACTTTAGAAATTGAAACCTTCCTGAACACCGATTGCGATTTTGGTTACCGTGAAAGTGTTTTTAAAAACAAGCTGAAAGATAAATACATTATTACATCGGTTACGTTTAAACTGAAAAAAGCACCACATATTCTGCATACATCATACGGAGCTATTCAACAAGAAATGGATCTTATGAAGGTATCAAACCCAACAATTAAAGATGTAAGCAATGCGGTAATAGCAATTCGTCAGTCTAAATTACCCGATCCGAAAGAAATTGGTAACAGCGGCAGTTTTTTTAAAAATCCGGTTATCGATAAAACTTTGTATCAATCGTTATTAGAAAAAAATCCGGATATTCCTCATTATCCTGTAAACGATTTACAAGTAAAAGTTCCGGCAGGTTGGTTAATTGAACAAGCGGGGTTAAAAGGTTACCGCAAAGGCGATGCCGGTGTGCATACAAAACAAGCATTAGTGTTGGTTAATTATGGCAACGCAACCGGCGAAGAACTGATTAATTTAGCTAAATACGTGCAAGCAACTGTTTTAGAAAAATTTGGAATTTCTATTTTGCCTGAGGTAAATATTATTTAA
- the recF gene encoding DNA replication/repair protein RecF (All proteins in this family for which functions are known are DNA-binding proteins that assist the filamentation of RecA onto DNA for the initiation of recombination or recombinational repair.), which translates to MNLEQIHILNFKNIPEKTLHFTKKINCFVGKNGQGKTNLLDAIYYLAFGKSYFNPVALQNIKHNEDFFVVEGIFNKTDKREQIVCSLKKGQKKVLKRNGKIYDKFADHVGLIPLVMISPSDQDLISEGSETRRKFIDLVISQQNSPYLQQLIQYQKVLMQRNALLKYFALNRVFETDTLTIYNEQLHNLGTEIHKKRNEFIEEFNPIFQKYHQQITGNSESVEIKYESQLREKPLLDLFTDFLQKDRVLQYTSVGIHKDDLLFEINGHSIKKYGSQGQQKSLLIALKLAQFDFIKKQSGVLPILLFDDIFDKLDADRVQQIIEMVNNATFGQLFITDTHEDRTELIVKSTNLDYEIFKIST; encoded by the coding sequence GTGAATTTAGAGCAAATACATATCCTTAATTTTAAAAATATTCCCGAAAAAACACTTCATTTTACTAAAAAAATCAACTGTTTTGTGGGCAAAAACGGTCAGGGGAAAACCAACCTGCTCGATGCTATTTATTATCTGGCATTCGGCAAAAGTTATTTTAATCCGGTGGCTTTGCAGAATATTAAACACAATGAAGATTTTTTTGTGGTTGAAGGTATTTTTAATAAAACCGACAAACGCGAACAAATTGTGTGCAGTTTAAAGAAAGGACAAAAAAAGGTTTTAAAACGCAACGGAAAAATTTACGATAAGTTTGCCGATCACGTTGGTTTGATTCCGCTGGTAATGATTTCTCCAAGCGATCAGGATTTGATTTCGGAAGGAAGTGAAACCCGCAGAAAGTTTATTGATTTGGTAATTTCACAGCAAAACAGTCCGTATTTGCAGCAGTTAATTCAATATCAAAAAGTGTTGATGCAACGAAACGCTTTATTGAAATATTTTGCATTAAACCGAGTTTTTGAAACCGATACCTTAACGATTTACAACGAACAACTACATAATTTAGGAACCGAAATTCACAAGAAACGAAACGAATTTATTGAAGAATTTAATCCGATCTTTCAAAAATACCACCAACAGATTACGGGCAACAGCGAATCGGTAGAAATTAAGTATGAAAGTCAGCTGCGTGAAAAACCGTTGTTAGATCTTTTTACAGATTTTTTACAGAAAGACCGCGTGCTGCAATATACATCGGTAGGAATTCACAAAGACGATTTATTGTTTGAAATAAACGGGCATTCCATTAAAAAATACGGATCGCAAGGTCAGCAGAAATCCTTATTAATCGCTTTAAAACTGGCACAGTTCGATTTTATAAAAAAGCAAAGCGGGGTGTTGCCCATTTTATTGTTCGATGATATTTTTGATAAGTTAGATGCCGATCGCGTGCAGCAGATAATCGAAATGGTAAACAACGCCACTTTTGGTCAGCTGTTTATTACCGATACACATGAAGATCGAACGGAACTTATTGTAAAATCGACTAATTTAGATTACGAAATTTTTAAAATATCTACCTAA
- a CDS encoding tetratricopeptide repeat protein: MATYNKRGYKPEKPEVEKEENAHQAVLNDHSETKEVFNSLDSTANKVGAWFTLNQAKVFYAIGALAVAGIGYLGYQNFIMEPKEDEAANEMFQAQQYYDQAINGQATDSLYNLALNGGEGKMGFLGIADTYSGTNAANLAHYYAGTSYLNMGKFKEAIAHLEQFNSKDLFLKAMSLGAIGDAFAELNQPQEAFEFYKKASEHTPNDFSTPRYAYKAGLMALELGKKDEALKLFTNIKDNYKSSVEAANIDVYLGMAQ, translated from the coding sequence ATGGCAACATATAATAAAAGAGGTTATAAACCAGAAAAACCAGAGGTAGAAAAAGAAGAAAATGCGCATCAGGCTGTGTTGAACGATCATAGTGAAACCAAAGAAGTGTTTAATTCTTTAGACTCAACAGCAAATAAAGTAGGAGCTTGGTTTACATTAAATCAAGCAAAAGTATTTTATGCAATTGGTGCTTTAGCTGTTGCAGGAATTGGTTATTTGGGTTACCAAAACTTTATTATGGAACCAAAAGAAGATGAAGCTGCAAACGAAATGTTTCAAGCTCAGCAATATTACGATCAAGCAATTAACGGACAGGCTACAGATTCGTTATATAATTTAGCATTAAATGGGGGTGAAGGTAAAATGGGCTTCTTAGGAATTGCCGATACCTACAGCGGTACAAATGCAGCTAATTTGGCACATTATTATGCGGGAACCTCTTACCTTAATATGGGTAAATTTAAAGAGGCAATCGCACATTTAGAGCAATTCAATTCTAAAGATTTGTTCTTAAAAGCAATGTCGTTAGGTGCCATTGGCGATGCGTTTGCCGAATTAAACCAACCACAAGAGGCTTTTGAATTTTACAAAAAGGCATCAGAACACACACCTAACGATTTTTCTACACCGCGTTACGCATACAAAGCAGGTTTAATGGCTTTAGAATTAGGTAAGAAAGACGAAGCTTTGAAGTTGTTTACAAATATTAAAGACAATTACAAAAGTTCGGTTGAAGCTGCAAATATTGATGTTTATTTAGGAATGGCTCAATAA
- the ribH gene encoding 6,7-dimethyl-8-ribityllumazine synthase: MATANKNLSEYNKADLIDAKELKIGLVVSEWNDKVTNGLFQGAYDVLIDCGAKPENIVRWNVPGSFELIFGSKKMHQLEQFDAVIAIGCVIQGETKHFDFVCEGVTQGIKDLNLIYDVPTIFCVLTDNNEQQSIDRSGGIHGNKGTEAAVAALKMIALNKK; this comes from the coding sequence ATGGCTACAGCTAATAAAAATTTATCAGAATACAACAAAGCCGATTTAATTGATGCAAAAGAGTTAAAAATTGGTTTGGTTGTTTCGGAATGGAACGATAAAGTTACCAACGGCTTGTTTCAAGGTGCGTACGATGTTTTAATTGATTGTGGAGCGAAACCTGAAAATATTGTACGTTGGAATGTTCCTGGAAGTTTTGAATTGATTTTTGGAAGCAAAAAAATGCACCAGTTAGAACAGTTTGACGCTGTTATTGCAATAGGTTGTGTAATTCAGGGTGAAACCAAACATTTTGATTTTGTTTGCGAAGGTGTTACACAAGGCATTAAAGATTTAAACTTAATTTACGATGTGCCAACCATTTTCTGTGTGCTTACAGATAACAACGAACAACAGTCAATCGATAGAAGTGGAGGAATCCACGGAAATAAAGGCACCGAAGCTGCGGTTGCCGCATTAAAAATGATCGCATTGAATAAAAAATAG